One window of the Natrinema sp. DC36 genome contains the following:
- a CDS encoding DUF5658 family protein — translation MIQTRTVTLEIPVPEPATLERALWGLVAVGLAADVLTTQVGLEAGLVESNPTARAALAHGTLGFLAMKAGAVGVGLLCRPFLKREHRGIVPVCLALPWLAAAAVNCYMLAQVGVLA, via the coding sequence ATGATCCAAACCCGAACGGTCACTCTCGAGATTCCGGTCCCCGAACCCGCCACCCTCGAGCGAGCGTTGTGGGGACTCGTCGCCGTCGGACTCGCGGCGGACGTACTCACGACGCAGGTCGGCCTCGAAGCGGGCCTCGTCGAATCGAACCCGACGGCTCGCGCAGCCCTCGCACACGGAACACTCGGATTTCTGGCGATGAAAGCCGGCGCTGTGGGCGTCGGACTCCTCTGCCGGCCGTTCCTCAAGCGCGAGCACCGAGGGATCGTCCCGGTGTGTTTGGCGCTCCCGTGGCTGGCCGCGGCGGCGGTCAACTGCTACATGCTCGCGCAAGTGGGGGTGCTCGCGTAA